One stretch of Halococcus hamelinensis 100A6 DNA includes these proteins:
- a CDS encoding LeuA family protein, whose product MQWLTTTRTRRLRRTPRRVEFFQGTLGDTTEFDDARIFDTTLRDGEQSPRTSFSYDDKREIAAVLGEMGTHVIEAGFPVNSDAEFEAVRDIAESTNVTTCGLARVVEKDVEAALDSGVEMVHVFASTSDIQLEDAMHSDRAEMQERSVNAVERAAEAGVEVMFSPMDATRTDPEYLFEVIEATSAAGADWINIPDTCGVATPTRFGKLIADVCAHADARVDVHTHDDFGLASANALAGFEAGAAQAQVSVNGIGERAGNAAYEEVVMAAESLYDVDTGIDTARITELSRLVEAASDIDTPGNKPVVGQNAFSHESGIHAAGVIENSDTFEPGVMTPEMVGASRELVLGKHTGTHSVRERLVEAGYAPTDDEVRECTRRVKDFGAEKERVTMSVLERFAREVGIDHESEGAEVNA is encoded by the coding sequence TTGCAATGGCTTACCACAACGCGGACACGGAGGCTTCGTCGGACACCCCGGCGGGTCGAGTTCTTCCAGGGCACCCTGGGAGATACGACTGAGTTCGACGACGCACGGATTTTCGACACGACGCTCCGTGACGGAGAGCAATCGCCACGCACCTCGTTCAGCTACGACGACAAGCGCGAGATAGCGGCGGTGCTGGGCGAGATGGGAACCCACGTCATCGAGGCGGGTTTTCCTGTGAACTCCGACGCGGAGTTCGAGGCGGTGCGCGACATCGCCGAGAGTACCAACGTAACCACCTGCGGGCTGGCCCGAGTAGTAGAGAAGGACGTGGAGGCGGCGCTGGACTCCGGCGTCGAGATGGTCCACGTCTTCGCCTCGACGAGCGACATCCAACTCGAGGACGCGATGCACTCGGACCGCGCGGAGATGCAGGAACGGTCGGTGAACGCGGTCGAGCGCGCGGCCGAGGCGGGCGTCGAGGTGATGTTCTCGCCGATGGACGCGACCCGCACCGACCCCGAGTACCTCTTCGAGGTGATCGAGGCCACGTCGGCGGCGGGCGCGGACTGGATCAACATCCCCGACACCTGCGGGGTCGCCACCCCGACCCGGTTCGGGAAACTGATCGCCGACGTCTGCGCCCACGCCGACGCGCGGGTCGACGTCCACACCCACGACGACTTCGGGCTGGCGAGCGCGAACGCGCTCGCGGGCTTCGAGGCGGGTGCGGCGCAGGCCCAGGTCAGCGTCAACGGCATCGGCGAGCGCGCCGGCAACGCCGCCTACGAGGAGGTCGTCATGGCGGCCGAGTCGCTCTACGACGTCGACACCGGCATCGACACGGCGCGGATCACGGAGCTCTCGCGGCTGGTCGAGGCCGCGAGCGACATCGACACGCCGGGCAACAAACCGGTCGTCGGGCAGAACGCCTTCAGCCACGAGTCGGGGATCCACGCCGCGGGCGTGATCGAGAACTCCGATACGTTCGAGCCGGGCGTGATGACCCCCGAGATGGTGGGTGCGAGCCGCGAGCTCGTGCTCGGCAAACACACCGGCACCCACTCGGTACGCGAGCGGCTGGTCGAGGCGGGCTATGCGCCCACCGACGACGAGGTACGCGAGTGTACACGCCGCGTCAAGGACTTCGGGGCCGAGAAGGAGCGGGTCACGATGAGCGTGCTCGAACGCTTCGCCCGCGAGGTCGGCATCGACCACGAGAGCGAGGGAGCGGAGGTCAACGCCTGA
- a CDS encoding bile acid:sodium symporter family protein, with protein sequence MNVLDGLERVGELASSYFVVWILVFAGAALVTPDSFTWITPYITPLLGIIMLGMGLTLRPVDFERIVERPRDVAIGAIAQWVVMPVAAWALTVALSLPPALAVGVILLGAAPGGTASNVMTYLADGDVALSVSITTVTTLAAPVVMPAWVVALAGEQLQVTFAEMFSSIVQVVLIPVVAGFVLRLVLDRYAPRVAEAGLNVFPAVSVVAIVAIVAAVVGANVESILTAGVVVFVAVVAHNAVGLGAGYGVGRASGMSEARVRACTFEVALQNSGLAVALATAYFSPLAALPPALFSVWHNVSGPAVATYFSRRSRAAPTDATPAGDD encoded by the coding sequence ATGAACGTTCTCGACGGCCTCGAACGCGTCGGGGAGCTCGCGAGCAGTTACTTCGTGGTCTGGATCCTGGTCTTCGCGGGCGCGGCGCTCGTCACCCCCGACTCGTTCACGTGGATCACGCCGTACATCACGCCGCTCCTGGGGATCATCATGCTCGGCATGGGGCTCACGCTCCGACCCGTGGATTTCGAGCGGATCGTCGAGCGGCCGCGCGACGTCGCCATCGGCGCGATAGCCCAGTGGGTCGTGATGCCGGTCGCGGCGTGGGCGCTCACGGTCGCCCTCTCCTTACCGCCCGCGCTCGCGGTCGGCGTGATACTCCTCGGGGCCGCCCCCGGCGGGACGGCCTCGAACGTGATGACCTACCTCGCCGACGGCGACGTGGCGCTCTCGGTGTCGATCACGACCGTGACGACGCTCGCCGCCCCGGTCGTGATGCCGGCGTGGGTGGTCGCGCTCGCGGGCGAACAGCTCCAGGTCACGTTCGCCGAGATGTTCTCGAGCATCGTCCAGGTAGTGTTGATCCCCGTCGTCGCGGGCTTCGTCCTCCGACTCGTCCTCGATCGCTACGCGCCGCGGGTCGCCGAGGCCGGCCTGAACGTCTTCCCGGCGGTGAGCGTGGTCGCCATCGTCGCCATCGTGGCCGCGGTGGTCGGCGCGAACGTCGAGAGCATCCTGACCGCCGGGGTCGTGGTCTTCGTCGCGGTGGTCGCGCACAACGCGGTCGGCCTCGGGGCCGGCTACGGCGTCGGGCGCGCGAGCGGCATGAGCGAGGCCCGCGTTCGGGCGTGTACCTTCGAGGTCGCCCTCCAGAACAGCGGGCTCGCGGTCGCGCTCGCGACGGCCTACTTCAGCCCGCTCGCCGCGCTCCCGCCCGCGCTGTTCAGCGTCTGGCACAACGTCTCGGGGCCCGCGGTCGCGACCTACTTCTCGCGCCGGTCGCGGGCCGCCCCGACGGACGCGACCCCGGCCGGCGACGACTGA
- a CDS encoding DUF5779 family protein, with protein sequence MSDFDLDLQAIEGEIDEADGAATRVVLGVLDGGTPKSDWVAEVESGGVLVLAVEGNLNRLAGGFARDVRELGGELIHFRQFLIVTPPGVSIDTDRLG encoded by the coding sequence ATGAGCGATTTCGACCTGGACCTGCAGGCCATCGAAGGCGAGATCGACGAGGCGGACGGCGCGGCGACACGGGTCGTCCTCGGCGTGCTCGACGGTGGAACCCCGAAGTCCGACTGGGTCGCCGAGGTCGAGTCGGGCGGCGTGCTCGTGCTCGCGGTCGAGGGCAACCTCAACCGGCTCGCCGGCGGCTTCGCGCGCGACGTTCGCGAACTCGGTGGCGAACTCATCCACTTCCGACAGTTCCTGATCGTGACTCCGCCGGGCGTCAGCATCGATACCGACCGACTGGGGTAA
- a CDS encoding VOC family protein, whose amino-acid sequence MQPALDWLALEVKRLDRATAFYRDHLRLDVARETDTEVAFAAGETDLVLRRPTGPPRGGLHTHYALSIPRTEYDAWYDRLAGTFDLDEHAFGDARSLYFYDLDGNCVELGESDGEGSGVVGVFEVVLEVVNLDRAEDFYTALGMEMVDRGSERRRVRLRGDGFDLELWEPQLGLADARGGVHVDCGFRYPDPEAALETVEGSVTSAERLGDGIRVRDPDGHSLTFV is encoded by the coding sequence ATGCAGCCCGCGCTCGACTGGCTCGCCCTCGAAGTCAAGCGACTGGACCGCGCGACAGCGTTCTACCGCGACCACCTCCGACTCGACGTGGCCCGCGAAACCGACACCGAGGTCGCGTTCGCGGCGGGCGAGACCGACCTCGTGCTCCGCCGACCCACCGGTCCGCCGCGCGGCGGCCTCCACACCCACTACGCGCTCTCGATTCCCCGGACCGAGTACGACGCGTGGTACGACCGACTCGCCGGAACGTTCGACCTCGACGAACACGCCTTCGGCGACGCGCGCTCGCTGTACTTCTACGACCTCGACGGGAACTGCGTCGAACTCGGCGAGTCGGACGGCGAGGGCTCCGGCGTCGTCGGCGTCTTCGAGGTCGTGCTCGAAGTCGTGAACCTCGATCGGGCCGAGGATTTCTACACCGCGCTCGGGATGGAGATGGTGGACCGCGGAAGCGAGCGCCGACGGGTTCGCCTCCGTGGCGACGGCTTCGACCTCGAGCTCTGGGAACCCCAGTTGGGGCTGGCGGACGCCCGCGGCGGCGTCCACGTCGACTGCGGGTTTCGGTATCCGGACCCCGAAGCGGCGCTCGAAACCGTCGAGGGTTCGGTCACGTCGGCGGAGCGCCTCGGCGATGGGATCCGGGTCCGCGACCCGGACGGCCATTCCCTGACGTTCGTGTGA